A single region of the Glycine max cultivar Williams 82 chromosome 20, Glycine_max_v4.0, whole genome shotgun sequence genome encodes:
- the LOC100794281 gene encoding G-type lectin S-receptor-like serine/threonine-protein kinase At5g24080 — protein sequence MANADSSLICYFWVILALGLCCFSGCISGQIGLGSRLLAREAQTWVSENGTFALGFTPAETDNRLFVIGIWFARLPGDRTLVWSPNRDNPVSQEAALELDTTGNLVLMDGHMTMWTSNTSGADVQTAIMAETGNFILHNSNNHSVWQSFSQPSDTLLPNQLLTVSSELTSSKSSSQGGYYSLKMLQQPTSLSLALTYNLPETYQASDESYTNYSYWQGPDISNVTGEVIAVLDQAGSFGIVYGDSSDGAVYVYKNDGDDAGLSSAVHQSAPLTVLRRLTLEKNGNLRLYRWDEVNGSRQWVPQWAAVSNPCDIAGVCGNGVCNLDRSKTKATCTCLPGTSKVGRDGQCYENSSLVGNCNGKHENLTSQFRISAVQQTNYYFSEFSVITNYSDISNVSKCGDACLSDCDCVASVYGLNEERPFCWVLRSLSFGGFEDTSSTLFVKVRANGSWTSEGQAGGSNSSSDGMGSAKEKAVIIPTVLSMVVLIVLLSLLLYFSVHRKRTLKREMESSLILSGAPMSFTYRNLQIRTCNFSQLLGTGGFGSVYKGSLGDGTLVAVKKLDRVLPHGEKEFITEVNTIGSMHHMNLVRLCGYCSEGSHRLLVYEFMKNGSLDKWIFPSYQGRDRLLDWTTRFNIAIATAQGIAYFHEQCRDRIIHCDIKPENILVDENFCPKVSDFGLAKLMGREHSHVVTMVRGTRGYLAPEWVSNRPITVKADVYSYGMLLLEIIGGRRNLDMSFGAEDFFYPGWAYKEMTNGSIIKVADRRLNGAVDEEELTRALKVAFWCIQDEVSMRPTMGEVVRLLEDSIDINMPPMPQTVVELIEEGLDHVYKAMKREYNQSSSFTLTSHLTSQATCSNSTMSPR from the exons ATGGCAAATGCTGATTCCTcccttatttgttatttttgggTGATTCTTGCTCTGGGTCTGTGTTGTTTTAGTGGCTGCATTTCGGGCCAGATTGGTTTGGGCTCGAGGTTATTGGCTAGAGAGGCCCAAACATGGGTTTCTGAAAATGGCACATTTGCTTTGGGGTTCACTCCAGCAGagactgataatcgattatttGTGATTGGAATTTGGTTTGCACGGCTTCCAGGAGATCGAACTTTAGTTTGGTCACCCAATAG AGACAATCCGGTATCCCAAGAAGCAGCATTGGAGCTTGACACCACTGGCAACCTTGTTCTCATGGATGGACACATGACAATGTGGACCTCAAACACCTCAGGTGCTGATGTTCAAACAGCAATCATGGCAGAAACTGGCAACTTCATCCTCCACAACTCCAACAACCACTCTGTGTGGCAGAGTTTTTCTCAACCTTCTGACACTCTCCTCCCAAACCAGCTTCTAACAGTGTCTTCTGAACTAACATCATCAAAGTCTTCCTCTCAGGGTGGTTACTATTCTCTCAAAATGCTTCAGCAGCCTACTTCCCTGAGCCTTGCTCTCACTTACAATCTCCCTGAGACTTACCAAGCCTCTGATGAATCATACACCAACTATTCCTATTGGCAAGGCCCTGATATCTCCAATGTGACCGGGGAAGTTATAGCGGTTTTAGACCAAGCcgggagctttggaattgtgtATGGAGACTCATCTGATGGAGCTGTTTATGTGTACAAGAATGATGGTGATGATGCAGGCTTGTCTTCTGCAGTTCACCAATCTGCACCGTTGACTGTTCTCAGGAGACTAACACTGGAAAAGAACGGAAATCTGCGGTTGTATCGATGGGATGAGGTGAATGGTTCGAGGCAGTGGGTGCCACAGTGGGCTGCAGTTTCAAATCCATGTGACATTGCTGGAGTTTGTGGCAATGGAGTTTGTAATTTGGATAGAAGTAAGACAAAAGCCACTTGCACTTGCTTGCCAGGAACTTCTAAAGTTGGCAGGGATGGCCAGTGCTATGAGAATTCATCTCTTGTTGGAAATTGCAATGGCAAGCATGAAAACCTGACATCACAGTTTAGGATTTCAGCGGTGCAGCAAACCAACTACTATTTTTCTGAATTTTCAGTAATAACTAACTATAGTGATATTTCTAATGTGTCAAAATGTGGGGATGCTTGCTTGTCAGATTGTGATTGTGTGGCTTCTGTTTATGGGCTAAATGAGGAGAGGCCATTTTGTTGGGTGTTGAGGAGCTTAAGTTTTGGTGGTTTTGAGGATACTAGCTCAACTTTGTTTGTGAAGGTCAGAGCAAATGGGTCATGGACTTCGGAAGGCCAAGCAGGAGGGTCTAATAGCTCCTCTGATGGAATGGGAAGTGCAAAGGAGAAGGCTGTGATTATTCCTACTGTTCTGAGCATGGTAGTTCTCATTGTTTTGCTGAGTTTATTACTGTATTTCAGTGTTCACAGAAAAAGAACTTTGAAAAGGGAGATGGAAAGTTCCTTGATCTTATCAGGTGCTCCAATGAGTTTCACATACCGCAATTTGCAAATTAGGACATGCAACTTCTCACAACTGCTAGGAACAG GTGGATTTGGGAGTGTATATAAAGGAAGCCTGGGAGATGGTACTCTAGTGGCAGTGAAGAAACTTGACAGGGTTTTGCCTCATGGAGAGAAGGAATTTATCACTGAAGTAAACACTATTGGATCAATGCATCATATGAATTTGGTTCGCCTATGTGGCTATTGTTCAGAGGGATCACATAG GCTTCTCGTTTATGAGTTCATGAAAAATGGATCCTTGGATAAATGGATCTTCCCTTCATATCAAGGTCGAGATAGATTGTTAGATTGGACAACTCGTTTCAATATAGCCATAGCTACTGCACAAGGGATTGCATACTTTCATGAGCAGTGTAGGGATCGGATAATACATTGTGACATCAAACCGGAAAATATATTGGTAGACGAAAACTTTTGTCCCAAAGTATCTGATTTTGGGCTGGCCAAATTGATGGGAAGGGAGCACTCTCATGTGGTAACAATGGTCAGAGGCACTAGAGGTTATTTGGCACCAGAATGGGTTAGTAATCGCCCTATAACTGTAAAAGCTGATGTTTACAGCTATGGAATGCTTCTTTTAGAGATCATTGGTGGCAGGAGAAATCTTGACATGTCCTTTGGTGCTGAGGACTTTTTCTATCCTGGTTGGGCTTACAAG GAGATGACAAATGGGTCAATAATTAAGGTGGCAGATAGAAGATTAAATGGGGCAGTTGATGAAGAAGAGCTAACGAGAGCTCTGAAAGTTGCATTTTGGTGCATCCAAGATGAGGTTTCCATGCGACCAACAATGGGAGAAGTGGTAAGACTGCTGGAAGATTCGATCGACATTAATATGCCACCAATGCCCCAAACAGTTGTAGAATTAATTGAAGAAGGCTTAGACCATGTATACAAAGCTATGAAAAGAGAGTATAATCAGTCCAGCTCATTCACTCTTACCAGCCATCTTACATCTCAAGCCACATGTAGCAATTCCACAATGTCACCAAGATAG
- the LOC100795332 gene encoding WD repeat-containing protein 91 homolog isoform X3, translating into MEKMQHAEELVREFLVFRGFTNTLESYEAELRTDIGKGFEVDKILDLIFSLYVPKFHADSLLALLAFFKHYLSSSSDAPLASTLSKLETSLLRFYVVHAVQCNRNDKVVDFFTLYGAELLQRSQDWTNWFAIPYKKNPHLDPEFRVFFSKEWYQALHLSSRNFFSEVFNATRLPALLKVSSEMNATNLLKRDIVHLNLKLSQLQASLDEKEVQLRQFRSMEGGSTGSSSTLREKTARMSKDSPEVFPAGVARVGLTESSQDSVAGGLGNIHSELIGSTSGDDSAFLSNDHLRNGGADNAGVKENGGEVYGEEYFSEVQVEHQETFLGHTSPISRCRFSASGNNIASASLDGTVRIWTYDTSTPVSRNATIYCGTEILSLDWECKSDRLLLIGTSDGCIKAWNVDAKRVVCDLNTTEAFPSVLDIKCSPVEPIFVSAAASGGAGSNYIDHLGFASLTVWNMKTWKAMTVLPLGEDPPAITSLCFNHNGKILAASAVDGMIHMFDMSAGLQITGWPAHDSSISSILFGPDETSIFSLGCDGKIFEWSLQNQGQILWSRDCSRFCYPLNDSKYCRHEMALDANGRRLLVTSSSFRAPIYQVDDSW; encoded by the exons ATGGAGAAGATGCAGCACGCGGAGGAGCTTGTGAGGGAGTTTCTGGTGTTCCGCGGCTTCACCAACACCCTCGAATCCTACGAGGCCGAATTGCGCACCGACATCGGAAAAGGATTCGAGGTCGACAAGATCCTCGACCTAATCTTCTCCCTCTACGTCCCCAAGTTCCACGCCGATAGCCTCCTCGCGCTCCTCGCTTTCTTCAAGCACTACCTCTCTTCCTCCTCCGACGCGCCGCTTGCCTCCACGCTCTCTAAGTTGGAGACTTCTCTTCTACGCTTCTACGTCGTCCACGCCGTCCAGTGCAACCGCAACGACAAAGTCGTCGACTTCTTCACGCTCTACGGCGCCGAATTGCTGCAGAGGTCCCAAGATTGGACTAACTGGTTCG CTATTCCTTATAAGAAGAATCCACACTTGGATCCCGAGTTTCGGGTTTTTTTCTCCAAGGAGTGGTATCAGGCTTTGCATCTTTCTTCTAGAAACTTCTTCAGCGAGGTCTTCAATGCTACTC GTTTACCTGCGCTGCTGAAGGTTAGTTCAGAGATGAATGCTACTAACCTACTCAAACGAGATATTGTACATTTAAATCTTAAGTTGTCGCAGCTTCAGGCTTCGCTTGATGAGAAAGAGGTGCAGTTACGCCAATTTAGAAG TATGGAAGGGGGGAGTACTGGTTCATCGAGCACTTTGCGTGAAAAAACTGCTCGTATGTCAAAAGATTCTCCGGAGGTTTTTCCAGCTGGTGTTGCACGAGTAGGTCTAACAGAGAGTAGTCAAGATTCAGTTGCGGGTGGATTGGGGAATATTCATTCCGAGTTGATTGGCTCCACGTCTGGCGATGATTCAGCTTTTCTATCAAATGACCATCTGAGGAATGGTGGAGCTGACAATGCAGGTGTAAAAG AAAATGGTGGGGAAGTTTATGGGGAAGAATATTTTTCTGAGGTCCAAGTAGAGCACCAG GAGACATTTTTGGGGCACACCAGTCCAATCAGTCGATGTCGCTTCTCTGCATCTGGAAACAATATTGCCAGTGCTTCTCTGGATGGAACTGTCAG GATATGGACATATGATACATCAACTCCAGTGTCTAGAAATGCAACCATATATTGTGGCACTGAAATTTTGTCACTTGACTGGGAATGTAAATCAGACCGCTTG CTTCTCATAGGTACGTCTGATGGGTGCATTAAGGCATGGAATGTGGATGCAAAGAGAGTTGTCTGTGACCTCAACACAACCGAAGCATTTCCAAG TGTATTGGACATAAAGTGCAGTCCAGTGGAACCTATTTTTGTGTCTGCTGCAGCATCTGGAGG GGCTGGTTCTAACTATATTGACCACCTGGGTTTTGCTTCACTAACTGTGTGGAACATGAAGACGTGGAAAGCCATG ACAGTCCTTCCTCTTGGAGAAGATCCGCCAGCAATTACTTCTCTATGCTTTAATCACAATGGAAAGATTTTGGCAGCTTCTGCTGTTGATGGAATGATTCACATGTTTG ACATGTCTGCTGGTCTACAAATCACTGGCTGGCCAGCACATGATTCTTCCATCAGTTCTATTCTGTTTGGACCAGATGAGACTAGCATTTTTAGCCTGGGCTGTGATGGGAAG ATTTTTGAGTGGAGTTTGCAAAATCAAGGTCAAATCCTGTGGTCAAGAGACTGTAGTAG GTTCTGTTACCCCCTCAATGATTCAAAATATTGCAGACATGAGATGGCATTAGATGCAAATGGGAGGAGACTCTTGGTAACATCCAGTTCATTTAGAGCACCCATATACCAGGTTGATGATTCGTGGTGA
- the LOC100795332 gene encoding WD repeat-containing protein 91 homolog isoform X2 has protein sequence MEKMQHAEELVREFLVFRGFTNTLESYEAELRTDIGKGFEVDKILDLIFSLYVPKFHADSLLALLAFFKHYLSSSSDAPLASTLSKLETSLLRFYVVHAVQCNRNDKVVDFFTLYGAELLQRSQDWTNWFAIPYKKNPHLDPEFRVFFSKEWYQALHLSSRNFFSEVFNATRLPALLKLQASLDEKEVQLRQFRSMEGGSTGSSSTLREKTARMSKDSPEVFPAGVARVGLTESSQDSVAGGLGNIHSELIGSTSGDDSAFLSNDHLRNGGADNAGVKENGGEVYGEEYFSEVQVEHQETFLGHTSPISRCRFSASGNNIASASLDGTVRIWTYDTSTPVSRNATIYCGTEILSLDWECKSDRLLLIGTSDGCIKAWNVDAKRVVCDLNTTEAFPSVLDIKCSPVEPIFVSAAASGGAGSNYIDHLGFASLTVWNMKTWKAMTVLPLGEDPPAITSLCFNHNGKILAASAVDGMIHMFDMSAGLQITGWPAHDSSISSILFGPDETSIFSLGCDGKIFEWSLQNQGQILWSRDCSRFCYPLNDSKYCRHEMALDANGRRLLVTSSSFRAPIYQVHGHLSGWRTLPHGAPITAVDWHPTLPIFLTGSADNSVRVTSLS, from the exons ATGGAGAAGATGCAGCACGCGGAGGAGCTTGTGAGGGAGTTTCTGGTGTTCCGCGGCTTCACCAACACCCTCGAATCCTACGAGGCCGAATTGCGCACCGACATCGGAAAAGGATTCGAGGTCGACAAGATCCTCGACCTAATCTTCTCCCTCTACGTCCCCAAGTTCCACGCCGATAGCCTCCTCGCGCTCCTCGCTTTCTTCAAGCACTACCTCTCTTCCTCCTCCGACGCGCCGCTTGCCTCCACGCTCTCTAAGTTGGAGACTTCTCTTCTACGCTTCTACGTCGTCCACGCCGTCCAGTGCAACCGCAACGACAAAGTCGTCGACTTCTTCACGCTCTACGGCGCCGAATTGCTGCAGAGGTCCCAAGATTGGACTAACTGGTTCG CTATTCCTTATAAGAAGAATCCACACTTGGATCCCGAGTTTCGGGTTTTTTTCTCCAAGGAGTGGTATCAGGCTTTGCATCTTTCTTCTAGAAACTTCTTCAGCGAGGTCTTCAATGCTACTC GTTTACCTGCGCTGCTGAAG CTTCAGGCTTCGCTTGATGAGAAAGAGGTGCAGTTACGCCAATTTAGAAG TATGGAAGGGGGGAGTACTGGTTCATCGAGCACTTTGCGTGAAAAAACTGCTCGTATGTCAAAAGATTCTCCGGAGGTTTTTCCAGCTGGTGTTGCACGAGTAGGTCTAACAGAGAGTAGTCAAGATTCAGTTGCGGGTGGATTGGGGAATATTCATTCCGAGTTGATTGGCTCCACGTCTGGCGATGATTCAGCTTTTCTATCAAATGACCATCTGAGGAATGGTGGAGCTGACAATGCAGGTGTAAAAG AAAATGGTGGGGAAGTTTATGGGGAAGAATATTTTTCTGAGGTCCAAGTAGAGCACCAG GAGACATTTTTGGGGCACACCAGTCCAATCAGTCGATGTCGCTTCTCTGCATCTGGAAACAATATTGCCAGTGCTTCTCTGGATGGAACTGTCAG GATATGGACATATGATACATCAACTCCAGTGTCTAGAAATGCAACCATATATTGTGGCACTGAAATTTTGTCACTTGACTGGGAATGTAAATCAGACCGCTTG CTTCTCATAGGTACGTCTGATGGGTGCATTAAGGCATGGAATGTGGATGCAAAGAGAGTTGTCTGTGACCTCAACACAACCGAAGCATTTCCAAG TGTATTGGACATAAAGTGCAGTCCAGTGGAACCTATTTTTGTGTCTGCTGCAGCATCTGGAGG GGCTGGTTCTAACTATATTGACCACCTGGGTTTTGCTTCACTAACTGTGTGGAACATGAAGACGTGGAAAGCCATG ACAGTCCTTCCTCTTGGAGAAGATCCGCCAGCAATTACTTCTCTATGCTTTAATCACAATGGAAAGATTTTGGCAGCTTCTGCTGTTGATGGAATGATTCACATGTTTG ACATGTCTGCTGGTCTACAAATCACTGGCTGGCCAGCACATGATTCTTCCATCAGTTCTATTCTGTTTGGACCAGATGAGACTAGCATTTTTAGCCTGGGCTGTGATGGGAAG ATTTTTGAGTGGAGTTTGCAAAATCAAGGTCAAATCCTGTGGTCAAGAGACTGTAGTAG GTTCTGTTACCCCCTCAATGATTCAAAATATTGCAGACATGAGATGGCATTAGATGCAAATGGGAGGAGACTCTTGGTAACATCCAGTTCATTTAGAGCACCCATATACCAG GTTCATGGTCATTTGAGTGGATGGAGAACACTTCCGCATGGTGCTCCTATTACTGCTGTGGATTGGCATCCAACCCTGCCCATTTTTTTGACTGGATCAGCTGATAACTCTGTCCGAGTAACATCTTTATCATAG
- the LOC100795332 gene encoding WD repeat-containing protein 91 homolog isoform X1: protein MEKMQHAEELVREFLVFRGFTNTLESYEAELRTDIGKGFEVDKILDLIFSLYVPKFHADSLLALLAFFKHYLSSSSDAPLASTLSKLETSLLRFYVVHAVQCNRNDKVVDFFTLYGAELLQRSQDWTNWFAIPYKKNPHLDPEFRVFFSKEWYQALHLSSRNFFSEVFNATRLPALLKVSSEMNATNLLKRDIVHLNLKLSQLQASLDEKEVQLRQFRSMEGGSTGSSSTLREKTARMSKDSPEVFPAGVARVGLTESSQDSVAGGLGNIHSELIGSTSGDDSAFLSNDHLRNGGADNAGVKENGGEVYGEEYFSEVQVEHQETFLGHTSPISRCRFSASGNNIASASLDGTVRIWTYDTSTPVSRNATIYCGTEILSLDWECKSDRLLLIGTSDGCIKAWNVDAKRVVCDLNTTEAFPSVLDIKCSPVEPIFVSAAASGGAGSNYIDHLGFASLTVWNMKTWKAMTVLPLGEDPPAITSLCFNHNGKILAASAVDGMIHMFDMSAGLQITGWPAHDSSISSILFGPDETSIFSLGCDGKIFEWSLQNQGQILWSRDCSRFCYPLNDSKYCRHEMALDANGRRLLVTSSSFRAPIYQVHGHLSGWRTLPHGAPITAVDWHPTLPIFLTGSADNSVRVTSLS, encoded by the exons ATGGAGAAGATGCAGCACGCGGAGGAGCTTGTGAGGGAGTTTCTGGTGTTCCGCGGCTTCACCAACACCCTCGAATCCTACGAGGCCGAATTGCGCACCGACATCGGAAAAGGATTCGAGGTCGACAAGATCCTCGACCTAATCTTCTCCCTCTACGTCCCCAAGTTCCACGCCGATAGCCTCCTCGCGCTCCTCGCTTTCTTCAAGCACTACCTCTCTTCCTCCTCCGACGCGCCGCTTGCCTCCACGCTCTCTAAGTTGGAGACTTCTCTTCTACGCTTCTACGTCGTCCACGCCGTCCAGTGCAACCGCAACGACAAAGTCGTCGACTTCTTCACGCTCTACGGCGCCGAATTGCTGCAGAGGTCCCAAGATTGGACTAACTGGTTCG CTATTCCTTATAAGAAGAATCCACACTTGGATCCCGAGTTTCGGGTTTTTTTCTCCAAGGAGTGGTATCAGGCTTTGCATCTTTCTTCTAGAAACTTCTTCAGCGAGGTCTTCAATGCTACTC GTTTACCTGCGCTGCTGAAGGTTAGTTCAGAGATGAATGCTACTAACCTACTCAAACGAGATATTGTACATTTAAATCTTAAGTTGTCGCAGCTTCAGGCTTCGCTTGATGAGAAAGAGGTGCAGTTACGCCAATTTAGAAG TATGGAAGGGGGGAGTACTGGTTCATCGAGCACTTTGCGTGAAAAAACTGCTCGTATGTCAAAAGATTCTCCGGAGGTTTTTCCAGCTGGTGTTGCACGAGTAGGTCTAACAGAGAGTAGTCAAGATTCAGTTGCGGGTGGATTGGGGAATATTCATTCCGAGTTGATTGGCTCCACGTCTGGCGATGATTCAGCTTTTCTATCAAATGACCATCTGAGGAATGGTGGAGCTGACAATGCAGGTGTAAAAG AAAATGGTGGGGAAGTTTATGGGGAAGAATATTTTTCTGAGGTCCAAGTAGAGCACCAG GAGACATTTTTGGGGCACACCAGTCCAATCAGTCGATGTCGCTTCTCTGCATCTGGAAACAATATTGCCAGTGCTTCTCTGGATGGAACTGTCAG GATATGGACATATGATACATCAACTCCAGTGTCTAGAAATGCAACCATATATTGTGGCACTGAAATTTTGTCACTTGACTGGGAATGTAAATCAGACCGCTTG CTTCTCATAGGTACGTCTGATGGGTGCATTAAGGCATGGAATGTGGATGCAAAGAGAGTTGTCTGTGACCTCAACACAACCGAAGCATTTCCAAG TGTATTGGACATAAAGTGCAGTCCAGTGGAACCTATTTTTGTGTCTGCTGCAGCATCTGGAGG GGCTGGTTCTAACTATATTGACCACCTGGGTTTTGCTTCACTAACTGTGTGGAACATGAAGACGTGGAAAGCCATG ACAGTCCTTCCTCTTGGAGAAGATCCGCCAGCAATTACTTCTCTATGCTTTAATCACAATGGAAAGATTTTGGCAGCTTCTGCTGTTGATGGAATGATTCACATGTTTG ACATGTCTGCTGGTCTACAAATCACTGGCTGGCCAGCACATGATTCTTCCATCAGTTCTATTCTGTTTGGACCAGATGAGACTAGCATTTTTAGCCTGGGCTGTGATGGGAAG ATTTTTGAGTGGAGTTTGCAAAATCAAGGTCAAATCCTGTGGTCAAGAGACTGTAGTAG GTTCTGTTACCCCCTCAATGATTCAAAATATTGCAGACATGAGATGGCATTAGATGCAAATGGGAGGAGACTCTTGGTAACATCCAGTTCATTTAGAGCACCCATATACCAG GTTCATGGTCATTTGAGTGGATGGAGAACACTTCCGCATGGTGCTCCTATTACTGCTGTGGATTGGCATCCAACCCTGCCCATTTTTTTGACTGGATCAGCTGATAACTCTGTCCGAGTAACATCTTTATCATAG
- the LOC100795332 gene encoding WD repeat-containing protein 91 homolog isoform X4: MEKMQHAEELVREFLVFRGFTNTLESYEAELRTDIGKGFEVDKILDLIFSLYVPKFHADSLLALLAFFKHYLSSSSDAPLASTLSKLETSLLRFYVVHAVQCNRNDKVVDFFTLYGAELLQRSQDWTNWFAIPYKKNPHLDPEFRVFFSKEWYQALHLSSRNFFSEVFNATRLPALLKVSSEMNATNLLKRDIVHLNLKLSQLQASLDEKEVQLRQFRSMEGGSTGSSSTLREKTARMSKDSPEVFPAGVARVGLTESSQDSVAGGLGNIHSELIGSTSGDDSAFLSNDHLRNGGADNAGVKENGGEVYGEEYFSEVQVEHQETFLGHTSPISRCRFSASGNNIASASLDGTVRIWTYDTSTPVSRNATIYCGTEILSLDWECKSDRLLLIGTSDGCIKAWNVDAKRVVCDLNTTEAFPSVLDIKCSPVEPIFVSAAASGGAGSNYIDHLGFASLTVWNMKTWKAMSFLLEKIRQQLLLYALITMERFWQLLLLME; this comes from the exons ATGGAGAAGATGCAGCACGCGGAGGAGCTTGTGAGGGAGTTTCTGGTGTTCCGCGGCTTCACCAACACCCTCGAATCCTACGAGGCCGAATTGCGCACCGACATCGGAAAAGGATTCGAGGTCGACAAGATCCTCGACCTAATCTTCTCCCTCTACGTCCCCAAGTTCCACGCCGATAGCCTCCTCGCGCTCCTCGCTTTCTTCAAGCACTACCTCTCTTCCTCCTCCGACGCGCCGCTTGCCTCCACGCTCTCTAAGTTGGAGACTTCTCTTCTACGCTTCTACGTCGTCCACGCCGTCCAGTGCAACCGCAACGACAAAGTCGTCGACTTCTTCACGCTCTACGGCGCCGAATTGCTGCAGAGGTCCCAAGATTGGACTAACTGGTTCG CTATTCCTTATAAGAAGAATCCACACTTGGATCCCGAGTTTCGGGTTTTTTTCTCCAAGGAGTGGTATCAGGCTTTGCATCTTTCTTCTAGAAACTTCTTCAGCGAGGTCTTCAATGCTACTC GTTTACCTGCGCTGCTGAAGGTTAGTTCAGAGATGAATGCTACTAACCTACTCAAACGAGATATTGTACATTTAAATCTTAAGTTGTCGCAGCTTCAGGCTTCGCTTGATGAGAAAGAGGTGCAGTTACGCCAATTTAGAAG TATGGAAGGGGGGAGTACTGGTTCATCGAGCACTTTGCGTGAAAAAACTGCTCGTATGTCAAAAGATTCTCCGGAGGTTTTTCCAGCTGGTGTTGCACGAGTAGGTCTAACAGAGAGTAGTCAAGATTCAGTTGCGGGTGGATTGGGGAATATTCATTCCGAGTTGATTGGCTCCACGTCTGGCGATGATTCAGCTTTTCTATCAAATGACCATCTGAGGAATGGTGGAGCTGACAATGCAGGTGTAAAAG AAAATGGTGGGGAAGTTTATGGGGAAGAATATTTTTCTGAGGTCCAAGTAGAGCACCAG GAGACATTTTTGGGGCACACCAGTCCAATCAGTCGATGTCGCTTCTCTGCATCTGGAAACAATATTGCCAGTGCTTCTCTGGATGGAACTGTCAG GATATGGACATATGATACATCAACTCCAGTGTCTAGAAATGCAACCATATATTGTGGCACTGAAATTTTGTCACTTGACTGGGAATGTAAATCAGACCGCTTG CTTCTCATAGGTACGTCTGATGGGTGCATTAAGGCATGGAATGTGGATGCAAAGAGAGTTGTCTGTGACCTCAACACAACCGAAGCATTTCCAAG TGTATTGGACATAAAGTGCAGTCCAGTGGAACCTATTTTTGTGTCTGCTGCAGCATCTGGAGG GGCTGGTTCTAACTATATTGACCACCTGGGTTTTGCTTCACTAACTGTGTGGAACATGAAGACGTGGAAAGCCATG TCCTTCCTCTTGGAGAAGATCCGCCAGCAATTACTTCTCTATGCTTTAATCACAATGGAAAGATTTTGGCAGCTTCTGCTGTTGATGGAATGA